A window of the Lolium perenne isolate Kyuss_39 chromosome 7, Kyuss_2.0, whole genome shotgun sequence genome harbors these coding sequences:
- the LOC127317758 gene encoding putative F-box protein At1g19160, protein MSDRRRATQFEDLPEEIIVDQILIRLLSKDVGRYRAVNTSWHHATSTPQFMLEHRRRQPLLPIIDGQRKPSSYAVYTGAGASGQQLWPFLPGSKTRYNALFASCDGLLIVNYGPRLYICNPVIRRHALLPLLVYGQGFVNIVIGFYRHHPTKDYRVLLVSQNYPKYSLHNLTVGSDESRHIKVTMPAVSLPSVEQKLLNRLTDLRHCPPPVQHRGNLHWCPYGARDITEGGGDIIVFDTEAESFRWVRSPGQLCYNRKLFDMKGTLAFWGGSAPDFITINVWVMQDYEAEIWAFKCRIDLSTVDSSRRLYTTSLKKKRKKKTPLDSTVTLFNDMVVLNDRELLIKFNGKHVLRCDIDGKFLGIVNLGTCQYQISLTQHRFQESIVPIPYHGMQEEDEESPFYTGHV, encoded by the coding sequence ATGTCGGACAGGAGACGTGCGACCCAGTTTGAGGACCTGCCTGAGGAGATCATCGTCGATCAGATACTCATCCGGTTGCTGTCCAAGGACGTCGGCCGCTACCGTGCTGTCAACACCTCGTGGCACCATGCCACCTCCACGCCTCAATTCATGCTCgaacaccgccgccgccagccaTTGCTCCCCATCATAGACGGACAACGGAAGCCTTCCAGTTACGCAGTCTACACTGGTGCTGGCGCATCTGGTCAACAGCTCTGGCCCTTCCTCCCGGGCTCCAAAACCCGTTATAATGCCTTATTCGCTAGTTGTGATGGCCTCCTCATCGTCAACTATGGACCCCGATTATACATCTGCAATCCTGTCATCCGCAGGCATGCTCTCTTACCCCTGCTTGTCTATGGCCAAGGCTTTGTGAACATTGTAATTGGTTTCTACCGGCACCATCCAACTAAGGATTACAGGGTGCTCTTGGTCTCACAGAACTATCCTAAATACAGCTTACACAACCTCACAGTGGGATCTGACGAGTCAAGGCATATCAAAGTCACAATGCCAGCAGTCTCGTTGCCTTCTGTTGAACAGAAGTTACTGAATCGGCTGACAGATTTGCGCCATTGTCCGCCACCAGTTCAGCACCGTGGCAACCTGCACTGGTGTCCTTATGGTGCCCGTGACATCACGGAAGGTGGCGGAGACATTATTGTGTTTGACACAGAAGCTGAGTCATTCCGGTGGGTGCGCAGTCCCGGCCAGCTGTGCTATAATAGGAAGTTGTTCGACATGAAGGGGACACTTGCTTTTTGGGGCGGCTCGGCTCCCGATTTCATCACTATAAATGTCTGGGTGATGCAGGATTACGAGGCTGAGATCTGGGCTTTCAAGTGCCGGATTGACCTGTCAACGGTGGACTCATCACGGCGACTttatacaacttctttgaaaaagaaaaggaaaaagaaaacacCGCTTGATTCAACGGTGACATTGTTCAATGATATGGTTGTGCTCAACGACCGTGAGCTGCTGATCAAGTTCAATGGAAAACATGTGCTGCGCTGCGATATTGATGGAAAGTTCTTAGGAATTGTGAACCTTGGAACATGTCAATATCAGATTTCGCTTACTCAGCACCGCTTCCAAGAGAGCATTGTTCCAATTCCTTATCATGGGATGCAAGAAGAAGATGAGGAGTCTCCGTTCTACACAGGGCATGTCTGA